The Vitis vinifera cultivar Pinot Noir 40024 chromosome 8, ASM3070453v1 genome segment TCTCCCAATTCCACTGCCAATTTTATTGCCGTACCTTTTCTAGTCTAATTTTTGGAGCCATTGGCAGGGAGTCAGTTTCAGCTTCAGTTAGTTCAAAACTAGTCGAGGAGAGTGTCAAGTTGATTTATGGAAAGGAGGCAGATTTCATAAAAGAAGGAAGATTTGCGGGGGTCCAAGCTCTCTCTGGCACTGGTGCTTGCCGTCTCTTTGCTGAGTTTCAGAGGCGTTTCTATCCTCAATCAAGAATATATTTACCCATTCCAACTTGGTCCAAGTAAAGCCTGTGCTGTATCCTCTCAATTCCTGCTCATTTTTAAGACTCCTAGCCTCCCCTGATCAATTATATTGTTGAAATCTTATGTGATTTTCTATAATTGGAATTGCTTGTTGCACAGCCACCATAACATCTGGAGAGATGCCCAAGTTCCAGGGAGAACCTTCCATTACTACCATCCTGACTCTAAGGGATTACACTTTGCTGCACTTATGGACGATATCAAGGTATAAGAATCTTCAAATGGATAGGATATTCACCAATTTGTAAGAAACTGATTACATCAGGCATTTTTTTCCAGAATGCTCCAGATCGTTCCTTTTTCTTGCTCCATCCTTGTGCTCACAACCCAACAGGGGTTGACCCAACTGAGGAACAATGGAGAGAGATCTCAAATCTTTTCAAGGTAAATAACAACAAGTCTTCTAAAGCATTTCCTTGATCTCTAAATTACCGATAGGTGCTAATTAATCATTTTCAggtaaaaaatcattttcccttCTTTGACATGGCTTATCAAGGTTTCGCTAGTGGGGACCTTGACAAGGATGCCAAGGCTATCCGGATATTTCTTGAAGATGGACATTTAATAGGCTGTGCTCAGTCCTTTGCTAAAAATATGGGATTATATGGGCACAGAGTGGGCTGTCTCAGGTATAGACCACTAATCCACAGTTTTTTGTGAATGATTATATGTGTTTATCCACCTTAAAGTTTTGCGAgtttaaaaatcaatagaatGTTGGCTTTGATCCTTGAAAGCAACCCTCTGTCAGGGCAGTAACACCCTTCACATGGACCAAAGAGCATTGAACCACTAGTTTTTCCAACTACTTACATCCTCAAGCTATGGGTTTcagatatttttttagtatgaGAGGCCAAAATGTCAGCAGAACTTCAATTATTGTCGCTAAGTCATCCatctaacatttttaaaattgaggCACACAACTCAGAGGGATTGTTATTACACATGTTTTGAAAAACTAAacttcttcaaaactataatcaAATCTATTCCAATGCTCATTGATGATCAAAGAGTAGGGCGGGAGGATGGTTTGATGATGTTCCACATGCTTTATTGTTCCATCATACAACCATCTCAATCTGTAGTCAGATTTAGCTTCTTTAAGTTTTTTCACTTTTgcatcctaatttaatttctgCAGTGTTCTTTGTGTGGATGCAAAGCAAGCAGTTGCAATTAAAAGCCAACTACAGCATATTACTAGGGCAATGTACAGCAGCCCTCCTGTCCATGGCATATTACTGGTTTCAACAATCTTGAGTGACCCACATCTAAAGGAGCTTTGGAAAAAAGAGCTGAAGGTGGtaacttttacttgtttttttttttttttcctatcattTTCTATCCAAGATGGACTAGAAGATTCTGATTTGCCTTTAACCATACCCACTTTTTAAGGTAATGGCAAACCGCATTCATAGGATGCGGTCCACTCTACA includes the following:
- the LOC100243028 gene encoding aspartate aminotransferase, mitochondrial, which translates into the protein MQRRRMMIKWARDTVRRRFMSTSAAAIDWWDHVGHAPKDPIMSVTEAFLSDTSPNKINLGVGAYRDDDGRPVVLQCVRDGEVKIAGTEFLESVSASVSSKLVEESVKLIYGKEADFIKEGRFAGVQALSGTGACRLFAEFQRRFYPQSRIYLPIPTWSNHHNIWRDAQVPGRTFHYYHPDSKGLHFAALMDDIKNAPDRSFFLLHPCAHNPTGVDPTEEQWREISNLFKVKNHFPFFDMAYQGFASGDLDKDAKAIRIFLEDGHLIGCAQSFAKNMGLYGHRVGCLSVLCVDAKQAVAIKSQLQHITRAMYSSPPVHGILLVSTILSDPHLKELWKKELKVMANRIHRMRSTLHESLKKLGSPLNWDHMTNQVGMFCFSGLSPDQVNRLVKEFHIYMTYDGRISMAGVTTSNVSYLANAIHEVTKFG